Within the Desulfonatronum thiosulfatophilum genome, the region CACCGGCCAGAATGATCCCCGCCGGTTCATCTTCAACGGCTCTTCTCACTCAAACATATCGCTGTAGTGGCAGTTATTAAGCGGCTCCTCAGCCGAGGACCGCTTGCCTTGATTTTGGGGCCCAGCAAACTCCCTCGCCAGCTTCGAATCAGAGTTGCCGGATAGCTTCCATCAGTCGAAATCAGCCAGCAGGGCCCCGATGTGCATCCCGTCTCCGAGACTGACCTGCTGGTACTCGGTTCGAATCCGCCACAGGGCCTGCTGGAGCTGGTCGCTGCTGATCCCGTTGCGCAAGGAAGTGTACGCCTCCATGAAGGCCGCAAGGTTGTCGCAGACTTTCAACAGGTTGCCGTCCTTGGGGTCGAAGCGATCCTGGTTGTAGGATTCCTGCAGCTGCTCCCAGGTTACTTCCCGGATCAGCCCTTCCAGGATGATCGTGCTCACGAATTCTGAGCCCACATTCAGCCCGAGAAAGTAGGACAGGCGTTCGGCAAGGTGCGTATACCCGCCCTGCTCCAGGGGCGCGAAGACCCGCTTTTCCAACTCCTTCATCTCATATTCCCGGATCAGGTCGCCGATCCGGGCCACCGAGCGCTTCACGGGGGAAATGATGTCCCGGGTCAGCAACTCCGGCAGATCATGGACCAGGCCGGCAAAAAAATTGTTTTGGCTTCGGGCGCTGCAGGCGCCCACGGCCATGCTGAAAAAATATCCGAAGCAGGCTACCACGAACATATGCCCCAGGACCGAAGTCTCCGGAACTCGGGGGGTCTGCGACCAGCGCTTCTGGAACCGCAATTGCCCGCTGAGATGGGCGAGCCTGCCGAGGTGGCTTCCCGTGCCCTGCAGCAGCTCGGGCATGCCCAGCAGATCCTTGTGCGTTTCCAGCTGTCCCCGGAAGCTTTCCTCAATCTCCTCCAGTTCGTCGTCGTAGTTTCCGATATTGGTGATCAGGTGAAACTCCCATCGACTGGCATAGCTGTGGGCCGCATCCAGAATTCTCCGGGCCAAGTCACCTTCTTCGGGATGGTCCAGCCAGAGTCGAAACCGCTCCCAAAAAGAGGCTCCGAGGCAATCAACTCGGGGTTTCAACTGCTCCAGCACCCAGTCCGTCAACTGGCGGTAATGGGCCGGATTGGCCTTGATCTGATAAAATACCGGGGGCTTGATGTCCGTTATCACCAGCCGATACAGGTACTCGAAAATCCCCCCCTCCACGATCCGCCGACCGAGAACCAGACGTTGATCGGGGGCCATATCCCGGGAGTTCAGCTCAAAGAGCATCCAGGCCACGATCATCTTGTGCGCCTGCTTGTCCACCTCCAGCAACTCCATGGGCCGCAGCTTGTCGTTCCAGCGTTTCATGAATGATCCGGAAAAAATGAGCTGCAAGAGACTCTTGCGGATGCTGGCCATGCTTTGTACTCCTTGTGCGGGCATAACTGGTTGAACCCACAGGTTTCGGGACAAAAGTCACTATCATGATCAGGGATCAAAATCCACAGGACAATCTGCCGGTCCAGACTCTCTGGCCCGGCCTCCTGCCCTGGCAGCACCTGCTCTGCGGCTGGATCATCGGCATGCTGGCCTGGGAATGGCCCCCCCCTGCGACTGCAGCCATCCTTCTGTATCTTTGGGCCTTGTCTGAATCTGCGCGAGAGCCCTCAGAGCCCCTTCAAACACGAAAAATTCCGTTCCACGGTCTTAGCTTCAGCACGGCTGCTGCGCTGAAAATACTTCGCCAAACGCGGCTATCAGTGCTCCTCATTTTCTCATTCCTTGCGGGCATCGTAACCGTTTACCTGTTGCATCCGCAAACGCATTACCCGGGAACGTCGACTCCGATGGTGGAGCATCGCGCGCCTGTGGAGATCACCGGCCGGGTGGCCGAGGTGCGGCCGCGTCCGGGGCAGCTGTATCAGATTATCCTGGATGACGTGCAACTGCACGACGGACAGGGAAAGGCCGTTCCTCTGGGTGGGAAATTGCTCTGGAACCGGAAGACCTCCGCCGACGTTCCCGGACCTGGCCAGGAGGTGCGGACTACGCTGCGCATCCGGCCGATTCAGGGCATGGCCAATCAGGGCATGTCCCGTAGCGAGACCTACTGGGCACGGCAAGGGATTCGTCACCGGGCCTACTCACGGGGAGACGACTCCGATTTCCAGACGTCCGACGCCATCAATCCCGCCTGGGAGGCGCGCCTCCGGATCCGGAAGGACCTCCTCGAAACCAGCCCCCCGGGGCAGGGGCAGGCAATGCTTTTGGCCTTGCTCATGGGTGACCGCTCGCTGCTGCACCCGGAGACCATGGACGTCATTCAGCGGGCCTCCTTGGCGCACAGCATGGCTCTTTCCGGGATGCATCTGGGATTCGTGGTCGGATTGGGCTGGTTGGCGGCGACAATGATCGGCCGGGCGTCGCCGGGAGTCTATCTGCGCCTGCCGCGCCCAAAGCTGGCCGTGCTGCTCAGCGTCCCCCTGGTCCTGGGTTACTTGTGGCTTGGCCAGGCTGTCCCGTCTTTGACGCGCGCCGCCTTGATGTTCGCCTGCTGGGGTATCCTGCTGATGTTCAATCGCCAGCGAGTGCTCCTGGACGGCTTGTTTCTGGCTCTGCTTGTGATTCTCCTGCTCGATCCGCTGACGGTCTTTGATCTGCGCCTCCAGCTATCTGCTTTGGCCGTGGCCGGTCTGGCCCTGGTCTGGCCTTTGGGGCGGGAAGCCATGCGTTTCTCGCAGCGCCCCTGGTGGCAGAAACCCTTGGCAGCCGGGTTTGGCATTCTGGCCGTGAGCACGGTGGCCACCCTGGCCCTGCTCCCGCTGCAGGCATGGTATTTCGGACGTATCAGCCCCCACCTGTACCTGAACGTAATTTGGCTGCCGCTGCTCGGACTTCTCGTCTTCCCACTGGGGCTGACCGGCTTGTGCTTACTGCTGCTTCCCGGCGCCGCCGCTTTGGCCGCACCTGTTCTTAGCCTGGCCTGCCTTGTCCTTGAAAACATGGTTAACGGGCTGCATTTTCTAGATGAAGCCGGCTGGCTCTGGGTGAATATTCC harbors:
- a CDS encoding DNA internalization-related competence protein ComEC/Rec2 — translated: MIRDQNPQDNLPVQTLWPGLLPWQHLLCGWIIGMLAWEWPPPATAAILLYLWALSESAREPSEPLQTRKIPFHGLSFSTAAALKILRQTRLSVLLIFSFLAGIVTVYLLHPQTHYPGTSTPMVEHRAPVEITGRVAEVRPRPGQLYQIILDDVQLHDGQGKAVPLGGKLLWNRKTSADVPGPGQEVRTTLRIRPIQGMANQGMSRSETYWARQGIRHRAYSRGDDSDFQTSDAINPAWEARLRIRKDLLETSPPGQGQAMLLALLMGDRSLLHPETMDVIQRASLAHSMALSGMHLGFVVGLGWLAATMIGRASPGVYLRLPRPKLAVLLSVPLVLGYLWLGQAVPSLTRAALMFACWGILLMFNRQRVLLDGLFLALLVILLLDPLTVFDLRLQLSALAVAGLALVWPLGREAMRFSQRPWWQKPLAAGFGILAVSTVATLALLPLQAWYFGRISPHLYLNVIWLPLLGLLVFPLGLTGLCLLLLPGAAALAAPVLSLACLVLENMVNGLHFLDEAGWLWVNIPARPLWPQFLGYWMLPLAVAAWWMRPRALRPGLVFAAVGLLMMPVLYTLLQEQRQGITLRMLDVGQGQAVLLELPGGKRWLVDGGGFWTWDYDLGQAVITPTLTHGKPPRLDGIALSHADFDHYRGLYYPLRYFRVKEYVSQGRGPTGHDGQLLAEILSRQNIPERILRKGDFIILGPDIGFEVLHPDDRWMKADKDNDASLVLRLIWKDRPLALLPGDIELPSIAALLQSDADLSAEVLIVPHHGSRSSFSPELYARVRPHFALVSTGFLNRFNHPHPEIVRSLLDLGIPLYNSSEHGAVTVRWKNTASPPTIRSERLGVIVLQP
- a CDS encoding HD domain-containing protein codes for the protein MASIRKSLLQLIFSGSFMKRWNDKLRPMELLEVDKQAHKMIVAWMLFELNSRDMAPDQRLVLGRRIVEGGIFEYLYRLVITDIKPPVFYQIKANPAHYRQLTDWVLEQLKPRVDCLGASFWERFRLWLDHPEEGDLARRILDAAHSYASRWEFHLITNIGNYDDELEEIEESFRGQLETHKDLLGMPELLQGTGSHLGRLAHLSGQLRFQKRWSQTPRVPETSVLGHMFVVACFGYFFSMAVGACSARSQNNFFAGLVHDLPELLTRDIISPVKRSVARIGDLIREYEMKELEKRVFAPLEQGGYTHLAERLSYFLGLNVGSEFVSTIILEGLIREVTWEQLQESYNQDRFDPKDGNLLKVCDNLAAFMEAYTSLRNGISSDQLQQALWRIRTEYQQVSLGDGMHIGALLADFD